A DNA window from Daucus carota subsp. sativus chromosome 3, DH1 v3.0, whole genome shotgun sequence contains the following coding sequences:
- the LOC108211331 gene encoding probable serine/threonine-protein kinase CST, with the protein MGNCLMSLKSHSAAEKSVSNMYSNQSTNPDTRPSTYTTTSGTLSNTNGEGSSVTSSSAGQQSQSQFSAAASCGTGTSSMGEILATPNLKVYSFADLKSATKSFKSDTVLGVGGFGTVYKGWVDGDTLEPCKVGTGIMVAVKKLNHESVQGFQEWQSEVKFLGTLCHPNLVKLLGYCGEDQELVLVYEFMQRGSLENHLFRRSSATEILSWDKRLKIAIGAARGLEFLHSSEKKIIYRDFKASNILLDMDYNPKISDFGLAKLGPSGGDSHVTTRIMGTYGYAAPEYVATGHLYVKSDVYGFGVVLLEMLTGLRVVDMKRPSSQHNLIDWAKPRLLHKRKLKTMMDARIQGQYSTKAAVQAAQLTLQCLEIEPRNRPSMKEVVEVLEQVDSMTVRQ; encoded by the exons ATGGGTAATTGTTTGATGAGCTTAAAATCTCATAGTGCTGCTGAAAAGTCTGTTTCCAACATGTATTCGAATCAGAGTACCAACCCAGATACTAGACCTTCCACATACACTACAACTTCTG GGACATTGAGTAACACAAATGGTGAAGGCTCCTCTGTCACCAGCAGCAGTGCAGGCCAGCAAAGCCAGAGCCAGTTTTCCGCGGCAGCAAGTTGTGGGACTGGGACTTCTTCTATGGGAGAGATTTTGGCTACTCCAAACCTCAAGGTTTATAGCTTTGCGGATTTGAAGAGTGCCACTAAAAGTTTTAAATCAGATACGGTGTTAGGCGTGGGAGGTTTTGGGACTGTTTACAAGGGTTGGGTGGATGGGGACACTCTTGAGCCCTGTAAGGTTGGCACAGGGATAATGGTTGCTGTCAAGAAATTGAACCATGAAAGCGTGCAGGGATTTCAAGAATGGCAG TCAGAAGTAAAGTTTTTAGGAACTCTTTGTCATCCCAACTTGGTCAAGCTATTGGGATACTGTGGGGAGGATCAAGAGCTCGTACTCGTATATGAGTTTATGCAGAGGGGGAGTTTGGAAAACCATCTTTTTAGGA GGAGTTCTGCTACTGAAATACTGTCATGGGACAAACGGCTAAAAATAGCCATTGGAGCTGCACGGGGACTTGAATTCTTGCATagttcagaaaagaaaatcatttacaGAGACTTTAAGGCCTCCAACATACTGCTTGATATG GACTATAATCCAAAGATATCGGACTTTGGCTTGGCAAAATTGGGTCCCTCGGGTGGAGATTCACATGTCACAACTCGAATCATGGGAACATATGGTTATGCTGCTCCTGAATATGTAGCAACAG GTCATTTATATGTGAAAAGCGATGTGTATGGATTTGGAGTTGTGCTTCTTGAGATGTTGACAGGCTTACGAGTAGTTGACATGAAACGTCCGAGCAGCCAGCATAATTTAATAGACTGGGCGAAGCCCCGTCTCTTGCATAAAAGGAAGCTGAAAACCATGATGGATGCACGTATACAAGGACAATATTCAACAAAAGCAGCAGTACAAGCTGCTCAGCTGACACTACAATGCTTGGAAATTGAACCCAGAAATCGACCCTCCATGAAAGAAGTTGTGGAGGTTTTGGAACAGGTAGATTCAATGACAGTAAGGCAATAA